ATTTGATATCGACAAAAACGGTATTGTAAACGTAAGTGCGAAAGACTTAGGTACAGGAAAAGAGCAAAAAATTACCATCAAATCATCTTCTGGACTTTCCGAGGAAGAAATCCAGCGCATGATTAAAGAAGCAGAAGAAAACGCTGAAGCGGACAAAAAGCGTAAAGAAGAAGCTGAACTTCGTAACGAGGCCGATCAACTCGTCTTCACAACAGATAAAACGTTAAAAGATCTTGAAGGTAAAGTAGATGAGAATGAAGTGAAAAAAGCGCAAGAAGCAAAAGATGCGTTAAAAGCGGCCCTTGAGAAAAACGACATCAATGAAATTCGCGAGAAGAAAAATGCGCTTCAAGAAATCGTCCAAAACTTAACAGTGAAACTATATGAAGAAGCAGCAAAACAAGCGCAAGCCCAACAAGCGAATCAAGGCCAAGATGGTAAAAAGAACGACGACAATGTCGTAGATGCAGAATTCGAAGAAGTAAAAGAAGACAAATAATAATCCCACAATGAGAAAAAGTCAAAGTCAGGTCATCTTGGCTTTGGCTTTTTCTATGACATGGAACATGTGTAAGTATTGCAGAAAACTTGTTTAAAATGATAAAATAACCTTCATGTGAAAGGAACCGGGAGTGTGTGTTATGAGTAAAAGGGATTATTATGAGGTATTAGGAGTTAGTAAATCAGCTTCGAAGGACGAAATTAAAAAAGCTTATCGAAAGCTCTCTAAAAAATACCACCCTGATATTAATAAAGAACCTGATGCAGCGGAAAAGTTTAAAGAAATTAAAGAAGCATACGAAGTATTAAGTGATGACCAAAAACGTGCTCACTACGATCAATTTGGACATACCGATCCGAACCAAGGGGGGTTTGGCGGTTTCGGTGGTGGAAGCAGTGACTTCGGTTTTGGCGGCTTTGAAGATATTTTTAACACATTCTTTGGTGGCGGACGTCGCCGCGATCCGAACGCTCCGCGTCAAGGAGCTGATTTACAATATACAATGACGCTATCGTTTGAAGAAGCAGCGTTTGGAAAAGAAACCGAAATTCAAATTCCGAAAGAGGAAACATGTAATACGTGTCACGGTTCTGGAGCCAAACCTGGTACAACTCCAGAAACTTGTCCGCATTGTCATGGTACTGGGCAATTAAGTCAAGAGCAAAACACGCCGTTTGGAAAAATTGTCAACCGCCGCATATGTCACTTTTGTAGTGGTACGGGTAAACTAATTAAAGAGAAATGTACAACTTGTGGCGGAACAGGTAAAGTGAAGAAACGTCGTAAAATTAACATCAAAATTCCGGCTGGCATTGATGATGGGCAACAGCTTCGTGTCGCTGGCCAAGGTGAACCAGGTATCAACGGAGGACCGCCAGGTGACTTATATGTAGTGTTCCATGTGCGACCACATGAATTTTTTGAACGTGACGGCGATGACATTTACTGTGAAATGCCGATTACGTTCACGCAAGCCGCTCTTGGAGATGAGATTGAAGTACCAACGTTACATGGTAAAGTGAAGCTCAAAATTCCGGCAGGTACACAAACCGGTACGAAATTCCGTTTACGAGGAAAAGGGGTACCAAACGTCCGCGGTTATGGTACAGGAGATCAACATGTCATTGTTAAGATCATCACACCAACCAAACTAACAGAAAAACAGAAACAATTGTTGCGAGAGTTTGCTGATATTAGTGGCAGTATACCAGATGAACAGCAAGAAAGCTTTTTTACGAAAGTAAAACGCGCTTTTAAGGGAGAATAATTAGGGAAATGGAGTTGGTAGAAAATGAAATGGTCAGAAATTAGTATTCATACAACCAATGAGGCCATTGAGCCTATTTCGAATATTTTGCATGAAGCTGGTGCAAGCGGTGTCGTTATCGAAGACCCATTCGATTTGTATAAAGAAAGGGAAGATCAATTCGGGGAAATCTACCAACTCAATCCCGAAGATTATCCCGATGAAGGTGTCATTATTAAAGCTTATTTACCAGTCAATAGTTTTTTAGGAGAAACAGTAGAAGAAATTAAGCAAGCGATTAATAATCTCGTTTTGTTTAATATCGACATTGGTCGTAATAAGGTAGAAATTAGCGAAGTGAATGAAGAAGAATGGGCGACGGCGTGGAAAAAATACTATAACCCTGTGAAAATTTCAAATAAATTTACGATTGTTCCGACTTGGGAAGACTACACGCCGGTTTCCAGTGATGAATTAATCATCGAATTAGACCCTGGGATGGCCTTCGGTACAGGTACCCATCCAACGACGGTCATGTGTATTCAAGCTCTTGAACGAACAGTGAAAAAAGGTGATTCAGTGATTGACGTCGGTACTGGTTCAGGTGTATTAAGTATTGCTGCAGCGTTACTTGGAGCTTCACGAGTTATGGCGTTAGATTTAGATGATGTGGCCGTTACCGCGGCGAAATTAAACGTAAAATTAAACAAGGTACAGTCCGTCGTCTCTGTTTCGCAAAACAATTTATTAGATGGAATTGACGAACAAGTAGACGTTGTTGTAGCAAATATATTAGCCGAAGTTATTTTACGCTTTACCGATGATGTCGCAAAAACGGTAAAGCCAGGGGGCTATTTTATATCTTCAGGAATCATTCAGCAGAAAAAACAAGAAGTGAAAGAAGCCATTGAAAAGGCAGGCTTTGAAATTGAAGAAACATTAATTATGGAAGATTGGGTTGCTTTTATTGCAAAAAAACTTTAATCAATGGTAGGTTGTTGTTGGACCAACGAGACCGAACTGGAACGAATAGAAAGCAATTCGTTTTTAGTTCGGTCTTGGCTTGAATGATAAAATGGTGTAACAACAACCTGCTCGCGTGGAAGAGGTGAAGGTGTGCAGCGATATTTTCTACCGATAGCGTACAACGGACAAGCTGATATTGTGATTAATGGAGATGATTATCATCATATTGCTCGCGTTATGCGAATGAAACCAAATGACCGTATATTTGTTGTGTTCACGAACGGACATGCCGGTTTAGCCGAAATTGAAAAAATTACAAACGAAGAAGTAATCGCATCCGTTGTACAATTAGAAGAAGAGCAGAAAGAACTGCCGGTTGATGTAACGATTGCCCCTGGCTTGCCTAAAGGTGACAAGCTCGAGTGGATTATTCAAAAAGGAACCGAATTAGGTGCCGCAAAGTTTTTACCCTTTCAAGCAAAACGATCGATTGTGAAATGGGACGAGAAAAAAGGACGAAAAAAAGTGGAGCGATGGGAAAAAATCGCAAAGGAAGCTGCTGAACAGTCCCATCGTACCGCCTTACCAACTATCTCTTCTCCAGTTTTATTTAAAGAGCTGTTGGAAATCAGTTCGTCTTATGATTATAAACTCATCGCCTATGAAGAAAGTAGTCGTCAAGGGGAAGATTCAAAGTTTGCGAAAGTGCTAAAAGATATTAAACTTGGCCAAAAATTACTTCTAGTGTTCGGACCTGAAGGTGGACTAGATAATGAAGAAGTACAACTTTTGACAGAGAGAGGCTTTTTACCCATAGGCTTAGGACCACGAATACTTCGTTGTGAAACGGCCCCGTTATATGCATTATCCGCGATATCTTATCATTTTGAATTATTGAGGTGAGGATTATGGCAACTGTTGCCTTTCATACATTAGGTTGTAA
The window above is part of the Bacillus sp. (in: firmicutes) genome. Proteins encoded here:
- the dnaJ gene encoding molecular chaperone DnaJ codes for the protein MSKRDYYEVLGVSKSASKDEIKKAYRKLSKKYHPDINKEPDAAEKFKEIKEAYEVLSDDQKRAHYDQFGHTDPNQGGFGGFGGGSSDFGFGGFEDIFNTFFGGGRRRDPNAPRQGADLQYTMTLSFEEAAFGKETEIQIPKEETCNTCHGSGAKPGTTPETCPHCHGTGQLSQEQNTPFGKIVNRRICHFCSGTGKLIKEKCTTCGGTGKVKKRRKINIKIPAGIDDGQQLRVAGQGEPGINGGPPGDLYVVFHVRPHEFFERDGDDIYCEMPITFTQAALGDEIEVPTLHGKVKLKIPAGTQTGTKFRLRGKGVPNVRGYGTGDQHVIVKIITPTKLTEKQKQLLREFADISGSIPDEQQESFFTKVKRAFKGE
- the prmA gene encoding 50S ribosomal protein L11 methyltransferase, with protein sequence MKWSEISIHTTNEAIEPISNILHEAGASGVVIEDPFDLYKEREDQFGEIYQLNPEDYPDEGVIIKAYLPVNSFLGETVEEIKQAINNLVLFNIDIGRNKVEISEVNEEEWATAWKKYYNPVKISNKFTIVPTWEDYTPVSSDELIIELDPGMAFGTGTHPTTVMCIQALERTVKKGDSVIDVGTGSGVLSIAAALLGASRVMALDLDDVAVTAAKLNVKLNKVQSVVSVSQNNLLDGIDEQVDVVVANILAEVILRFTDDVAKTVKPGGYFISSGIIQQKKQEVKEAIEKAGFEIEETLIMEDWVAFIAKKL
- a CDS encoding 16S rRNA (uracil(1498)-N(3))-methyltransferase, which produces MQRYFLPIAYNGQADIVINGDDYHHIARVMRMKPNDRIFVVFTNGHAGLAEIEKITNEEVIASVVQLEEEQKELPVDVTIAPGLPKGDKLEWIIQKGTELGAAKFLPFQAKRSIVKWDEKKGRKKVERWEKIAKEAAEQSHRTALPTISSPVLFKELLEISSSYDYKLIAYEESSRQGEDSKFAKVLKDIKLGQKLLLVFGPEGGLDNEEVQLLTERGFLPIGLGPRILRCETAPLYALSAISYHFELLR